From the Mauremys reevesii isolate NIE-2019 linkage group 19, ASM1616193v1, whole genome shotgun sequence genome, one window contains:
- the TBC1D13 gene encoding TBC1 domain family member 13 isoform X3, whose product MIIQPGIAKANLGVSREDVTLEDHPLNPNPDSRWNTYFKDNEVLLQIDKDVRRLYPDMAFFQRPTDYPCLLILDPQNEFETLRKRVEQTTLKSQTVARNRSGVTNVSSPLKTSAPNSLSEYEVLPNGCEAHWEVVERILFIYAKLNPGIAYVQGMNEIVGPLYYTFATDPNSDWKEHAEADTFFCFTNLMAEIRDNFIKSLDDSQCGITYKMEKVYSTLKEKDVELYLKLQEQNIKPQFFAFRWLTLLLSQEFLLPDVIRIWDSLFADDNRFDFLLLVCCAMLTLIRDQLLEGDFTLNMRLLQDYPISDVHLILKKAKELQDSK is encoded by the exons CCACTCAATCCGAACCCAGACAGCCGGTGGAACACTTACTTCAAGGACAACGAAGTGCTGCTGCAGATAGACAAGGATGTCAG GAGGCTGTACCCTGATATGGCATTCTTCCAGCGCCCAACTGACTACCCCTGTTTGCTAATCCTGGACCCCCAGAATGAGTTTGAGACTCTCCGCAAGCGGGTGGAACAGACGACACTCAAGTCACAGACAGTGGCACGAAACCGGAGTGGAGTCACAAAT GTGAGTTCCCCGCTTAAAACATCTGCTCCGAATTCATTGAGTGAGTATGAAGTTCTGCCTAATGGCTGTGAAGCTCACTGGGAAGTGGTAGAACGAATCCTGTTCATCTACGCCAAGCTGAATCCTGGGATAGCATATGTCCAGGGGATGAATGAAATAGTGGGGCCTCTTTACTATACCTTTGCTACAGATCCCAACAGTGACTGGAAAG AACATGCAGAAGCAGATACATTTTTCTGCTTCACCAACCTAATGGCTGAGATCCGGGATAACTTCATTAAGAGCCTGGATGATTCTCAGTGTGGCATCACCTACAAGATGGAGAAGGTTTACTCCACCCTGAAGGAGAAGGATGTGGAGCTGTACTTGAAACTG CAAGAGCAGAACATCAAGCCCCAGTTCTTTGCCTTCCGTTGGCTGACGCTGCTGCTGTCCCAAGAGTTCCTGTTGCCAGACGTCATCCGTATTTGGGACTCTCTCTTTGCCGATGACAACCGCTTTGATTTTCTACTGCTTGTCTGTTGCGCCATGTTGAC ACTAATCCGAGATCAATTACTGGAAGGGGACTTCACTCTGAACATGAGGCTGCTACAG GATTATCCCATCTCTGATGTACACCTGATTCTGAAGAAAGCGAAGGAGCTTCAGGACTCCAAATAG